A stretch of the Zeugodacus cucurbitae isolate PBARC_wt_2022May chromosome 6, idZeuCucr1.2, whole genome shotgun sequence genome encodes the following:
- the LOC105216923 gene encoding uncharacterized protein LOC105216923 → MEHIDKENDIKNAEKCEDSTTSPVGSEAQNIDAEKEKQVTTAPSTENVVGRELTTKEAYFASLNEWVKHANISQNAMALFPWYLINSYPQMFQNQQNTSFAGLGATLPPLNAQTAIVNAPNLNANDANGLGERGRVLFHYRILNEQMQTELIHRTGGYEYVIAPFWKRVIAEIIDMVILLLLKIVVTFTIMNLFDLDLGFDLDKEVLRKAIEDDDYASFLVVSMDFLAFSSDLLMLELLTKVIVCFYEAIWTAAYNGATPGKAAMKIRIQYVEAIYTLPPPVDMQPPPLARQLQGFQAQRVPISALIYPNEVPTFQRAFMRALSKNLIMTLFFPMCFIMIFFKNNRTAYDIATKTIVVEANSNPTLRRPPLQ, encoded by the exons ATGGAGCACATAGATAAGGAAAACGATATAAAAAATGCAGAGAAGTGTGAGGATAGCACCACATCGCCAGTTGGCTCAGAAGCACAAAACATAGATGCTGAAAAGGAGAAACAGGTTACAACTGCACCGTCAACAGAAAATGTTGTTGGACGTGAGCTTACTACTAAGGAAGCATATTTTGCTAGTCTGAACGAATGG GTGAAGCATGCTAATATCTCACAAAATGCTATGGCTCTCTTCCCTTGGTATTTAATAAATAGCTATCCTCAAATGTttcaaaaccaacaaaatactTCCTTTGCTGGTTTAGGCGCTACACTACCACCTTTAAATGCACAAACGGCGATAGTTAATGCACCGAATTTAAATGCCAACGATGCCAACGGACTAGGCGAACGTGGACGTGTTTTGTTTCATTATCGTATATTGAACGAACAAATGCAAACTGAACTAATACATCGTACTGGTGGTTACGAGTATGTTATAGCACCATTTTGGAAGCGTGTTATTGCTGAAATCATTGATATggttatattgttgttgctgaagaTTGTAGTCACATTTacaataatgaatttatttgatttggaTTTGGGTTTCGACCTCGACAAGGAAGTTTTGCGAAAAGCGATTGAGGATGATGACTACGCTAGTTTTTTGGTAGTATCTATGGACTTTCTAGCCTTTTCTTCAGACCTTCTAATGCTAGAGCTTTTAACAAAAGTAATAGTTTGTTTCTATGAGGCCATATGGACAGCAGCTTATAATGGCGCTACACCTGGTAAAGCGGCTATGAAAATACGCATACAATATGTAGAGGCAATATATACACTACCACCTCCAGTTGATATGCAGCCACCACCACTCGCGAGACAGCTTCAGGGCTTCCAAGCCCAACGAGTGCCCATTAGTGCGCTTATATATCCAAATGAGGTGCCAACATTCCAACGTGCATTCATGCGCGCGTTATCTAAGAATTTAATAATGACTCTATTTTTTCCAATGTGTTTCATAATGATCTTCTTTAAAAATAACCGTACGGCTTATGATATAGCAACTAAAACGATTGTTGTTGAGGCAAATTCAAATCCCACACTTCGACGTCCACCGCTACAATAG
- the LOC105216924 gene encoding stromal membrane-associated protein 1 has product MSSTTSRKENERTKLIQEKCQTLLTQMLRDEDNKYCVDCDAKGPRWASWNLGVFLCIRCAGIHRNLGVHISRVKSVNLDTWTPEQVISLQQMGNSRARAVYEAQLPDGFRRPQTDTALESFIRAKYEHKKYLAREWVPPSPPKVDWAKEIDEELERQKRKKKAAQACSSMGLSVMSAIGAGGDKKSSTSSTSVSKSTPLPAPLPKPKAGQVGSGCSPKTQRITVNPTVGEGNQSSDLLGLSSPTKPVQSGMSNSTAQDLQNDSFTGFLSATPSIAPQADQIKAAEANGQSAAQNSLAKDEEDFFNQGSLSGGEKDKSGKLTKDSILALYGTAPTSTVSSHNPHSGQMPFAQPQPMFAATGAYSGGLAPGYIGGGGAPHPQQHQFMTPPNSTSMYNAPVMTAPTAFTTPGMHLGGAGATGGFGAQFPGTTSTGVYTQQHMSSLGNMMPNNGQPVSNLNLMHTNQNLLSGMSMMSMGAMGATTTGIMQQAPMNMSLPLGNMQMSSAFQTAPTAGAGATSTNTHGLNQQFSNLNIGNVWQ; this is encoded by the coding sequence GTCCACGGTGGGCATCATGGAATCTGGGCGTATTCCTCTGCATACGCTGTGCAGGTATACATCGTAATCTTGGCGTACACATATCACGTGTTAAGTCGGTTAACTTAGACACTTGGACACCAGAGCAGGTGATTTCATTGCAACAGATGGGCAACTCGCGTGCGCGTGCCGTGTATGAAGCACAGCTGCCAGATGGTTTTCGCCGCCCTCAGACCGATACAGCGTTGGAGTCTTTCATACGCGCTAAATatgagcataaaaaatatttagcacgTGAATGGGTGCCACCATCACCGCCTAAAGTAGACTGGGCGAAGGAAATCGATGAAGAATTAGAGCGACAGAAACGTAAGAAAAAAGCAGCGCAAGCTTGCAGTTCAATGGGATTGAGTGTGATGAGTGCCATCGGTGCCGGAGGTGATAAGAAGAGCAGTACATCCTCAACGTCTGTATCCAAATCGACGCCACTGCCAGCACCATTGCCAAAACCCAAGGCCGGACAAGTTGGTAGTGGTTGTAGTCCAAAAACTCAGCGTATTACAGTAAATCCCACAGTTGGCGAAGGCAATCAGAGCAGCGATTTACTCGGTCTTTCCTCACCTACAAAACCAGTACAGAGTGGTATGAGTAATAGCACAGCACAAGACTTGCAAAACGATAGCTTCACTGGTTTTCTTAGTGCAACACCATCAATAGCGCCGCAAGCAGATCAAATAAAGGCGGCGGAAGCAAATGGACAAAGCGCCGCACAAAACTCGCTTGCAAAGGATGAGGAAGATTTCTTCAATCAGGGTTCACTAAGTGGTGGCGAAAAGGATAAGTCAGGGAAGCTGACTAAAGATAGTATATTAGCGTTATACGGTACGGCACCAACCAGCACCGTTAGCTCCCACAATCCGCACAGCGGTCAAATGCCTTTTGCCCAACCGCAACCGATGTTTGCTGCAACTGGCGCCTATTCAGGTGGTTTGGCACCCGGTTACATAGGCGGTGGCGGTGCACCACATCCCCAGCAACATCAGTTCATGACACCGCCCAATTCGACCAGCATGTATAATGCACCCGTTATGACGGCCCCTACAGCATTCACCACACCTGGCATGCATTTGGGAGGCGCTGGCGCAACTGGCGGTTTCGGTGCACAATTTCCGGGCACCACTAGTACTGGCGTGTACACACAACAACATATGTCGAGTCTTGGAAATATGATGCCGAATAATGGACAGCCAGTTAGCAATCTAAATCTTATGCACACGAATCAGAACTTACTGAGTGGAATGTCTATGATGAGCATGGGTGCAATGGGTGCAACTACGACGGGAATAATGCAGCAAGCACCGATGAACATGAGTCTACCATTGGGGAATATGCAAATGTCAAGCGCGTTTCAAACAGCACCAACAGCTGGCGCCGGTGCAACGTCCACCAATACACATGGCCTAAACCAGCAATtcagcaatttaaatatcggaAATGTGTGGCAGTGA
- the LOC105216921 gene encoding aminoacyl tRNA synthase complex-interacting multifunctional protein 1, translated as MSLYRIFGLGTGRITTTSLRHQTQLLRMPVLEDIIANNKRNEQIISSISAELAVMRGELLARKKQQLIKENSLLKQQVEIAKQQLIALELSHGKKQITLPNTRSFSTEVPSTPVEPKLKSAPVTTAEVDSSDKKQSAAKEKKPKKEKTTTNTSAPAELPVDVGRLDMRVGKIIEVGRHPDADSLYLEKIDCGEPQPRTVVSGLVKFVPLEEMQNRLVVVLCNLKPAKMRGVTSEAMVMCASTPDKVEVLSPPAGAVPGDLVHCEGYTRQPDAQLNPKKKIFETCAPDLKTNGELVACYKDAALHVPGKGNVVAQTLKNVNVK; from the exons ATGTCATTATACCGCATTTTTGGTCTTGGAACTGGTAGAATTACAACCACATCACTGCGCCATCAAACTCAGCTACTAAGAATGCCCGTTCTGGAGGATATTATAGCAAACAACAAACGCAATGAACAAATCATTTCGTCTATCTCAGCGGAG TTAGCTGTGATGCGTGGAGAACTACTTGCACGTAAGAAACAACAACTGATCAAAGAAAACTCATTGTTAAAGCAACAAGTTGAGATTGCTAAGCAGCAACTCATTGCACTTGAACTCAGTCATGGTAAAAAGCAAATTACATTACCAAATACTCGCAGTTTTTCCACCGAAGTACCAAGCACTCCGGTTGAGCCAAAACTTAAAAGTGCACCAGTAACTACCGCAGAAGTGGACTCGTCCGATAAAAAGCAATCAGCAGCTAAGGAGAAGAAACCCAAAAAGGAAAAAACTACTACGAACACAAGTGCACCCGCTGAACTTCCAGTTGATGTTGGACGCCTTGATATGCGCGTAGGAAAGATAATTGAAGTGGGTCGTCATCCAGATGCAGACAGTTTATATTTGGAAAAGATCGACTGTGGAGAACCACAGCCACGAACCGTAGTATCTGGTTTGGTTAAATTTGTGCCCTTGGAAGAGATGCAAAACCGTCTAGTGGTAGTGCTTTGTAATTTGAAACCTGCCAAAATGCGCGGCGTTACTTCCGAAGCGATGGTAATGTGTGCATCAACACCGGACAAAGTGGAAGTTCTTAGTCCCCCCGCAGGTGCAGTGCCTGGTGACTTGGTGCATTGTGAGGGTTATACTCGCCAACCAGATGCTCAACTTAAtcccaagaaaaaaatatttgaaacttgTGCACCTGATTTAAAAACGAATGGCGAGTTGGTGGCCTGTTATAAAGATGCGGCATTGCATGTGCCTGGAAAAGGAAACGTTGTTGCACAAACTTTGAAGAACGTTAACGtaaagtaa